The following coding sequences are from one Melospiza melodia melodia isolate bMelMel2 chromosome 2, bMelMel2.pri, whole genome shotgun sequence window:
- the IFT57 gene encoding intraflagellar transport protein 57 homolog isoform X2, producing the protein MFCTLAAWLISKAGHPFEQPQECDDPNAVISNVLSELRSFGRPVDFPPSKLKTGCGEQVCYVLDCLAEEALKHTGFSWKRPAYPTEEPEEEEITEDDAELTLSRLEEDIAEEESDNEENYIDLNVLKAQTYRSNVNDTAKQEEILQSTTDAAEWNLEVERVLPQLKVTVRTDNKDWRIHVDQMHQHKNGIDSSLKETRGYLDKLHNEISRTLEKINSREKYINNQLEHLVQEYRSAQALLSEAKEKYQEGSGGVTERIRVLSEITEALEKVKQETEEKGSSMTDGAPLVKIKQALTKLRQETIQMDIQIGVMEHTLLQSKLKEKSNMTRDMHATVIPEATVGAY; encoded by the exons ATGTTCTGCACGCTTGCAGCTTGGCTGATCAGCAAGGCAGGACATCCCTTCGAGCAGCCGCAGGAGTGCGACGACCCCAATGCTGTGATTTCCAACGTGCTCTCCGAGCTGCGGTCCTTT GGAAGGCCTGTGGATTTTCCTCCCTCAAAATTAAAGACAGGCTGCGGAGAGCAAGTGTGCTATGTTCTTGATTGTTTAGCTGAAGAAGCCTTGAAGCACACTGGGTTTAGCTGGAAAAG GCCAGCATACCCAACAGAAGagccagaagaagaagaaataacaGAAGATGATGCAGAATTAACACTTAGTAGATTGGAAGAGGATATTGCA GAAGAAGAGTCAGACAATGAAGAAAATTATATTGACCTGAATGTTTTAAAGGCGCAAACCTACAGATCA AACGTGAATGACACTGCAAAGCAAGAAGAGATTTTACAGTCCACAACAGATGCAGCAGAGTGGAATCTGGAAGTGGAACGTGTGCTTCCACAGCTGAAAGTCACAGTCAGGACTGACAATAAG GATTGGAGGATTCATGTAGATCAAATGCATCAGCATAAGAATGGAATTGATTCTTCTTTGAAAGAAACTAGG GGTTACCTTGACAAACTCCACAATGAAATCAGCAGAACACTGGAAAAGATCAATAGCAGGGAAAAGTACATCAACAATCAGTTGGAGCACTTGGTGCAAGAATACCGTTCAGCACAGGCCTTGCTGAGTGAG GctaaagagaagtaccaggaggGAAGTGGAGGAGTAACTGAAAGGATTAGAGTGCTTTCTGAG ATTACAGAAGCATTAGAGAAAGTAAAGcaggaaacagaagagaaaggaaGCAGTATGACTGATGGTG CTCCTCTAGTGAAGATTAAACAGGCCTTAACAAAATTGAGGCAAGAAACCATTCAGATGGACATACAGATTGGTGTGATGGAACACACATTGCTGCAGTCAAAGCTGAAAGAGAAATCCAATATGACTAGAGATATGCATGCAACAGTGATTCCAGAAGCCACAGTAGGTGCCTATTAA
- the IFT57 gene encoding intraflagellar transport protein 57 homolog isoform X1: MAEEGAPGRRGERGEEPPAERGPGAAFHMFVLMEDLLDKLKLLSYEEEALRRHNMRPLSRHYFALPTNPGEQFFMFCTLAAWLISKAGHPFEQPQECDDPNAVISNVLSELRSFGRPVDFPPSKLKTGCGEQVCYVLDCLAEEALKHTGFSWKRPAYPTEEPEEEEITEDDAELTLSRLEEDIAEEESDNEENYIDLNVLKAQTYRSNVNDTAKQEEILQSTTDAAEWNLEVERVLPQLKVTVRTDNKDWRIHVDQMHQHKNGIDSSLKETRGYLDKLHNEISRTLEKINSREKYINNQLEHLVQEYRSAQALLSEAKEKYQEGSGGVTERIRVLSEITEALEKVKQETEEKGSSMTDGAPLVKIKQALTKLRQETIQMDIQIGVMEHTLLQSKLKEKSNMTRDMHATVIPEATVGAY, from the exons ATGGCGGAAGAGGGCGCTCCGGGCCGGCGCGGCGAGCGGGGCGAGGAGCCGCCGGCGGAGCGCGGGCCCGGCGCGGCTTTTCACATGTTCGTGCTCATGGAGGACCTGCTGGACAAGCTGAAACTGCTGAGCTACGAGGAGGAGGCGCTGCGGCGCCACAACATGCGGCCTCTATCCAG GCACTACTTTGCGCTGCCCACCAATCCTGGTGAGCAGTTCTTCATGTTCTGCACGCTTGCAGCTTGGCTGATCAGCAAGGCAGGACATCCCTTCGAGCAGCCGCAGGAGTGCGACGACCCCAATGCTGTGATTTCCAACGTGCTCTCCGAGCTGCGGTCCTTT GGAAGGCCTGTGGATTTTCCTCCCTCAAAATTAAAGACAGGCTGCGGAGAGCAAGTGTGCTATGTTCTTGATTGTTTAGCTGAAGAAGCCTTGAAGCACACTGGGTTTAGCTGGAAAAG GCCAGCATACCCAACAGAAGagccagaagaagaagaaataacaGAAGATGATGCAGAATTAACACTTAGTAGATTGGAAGAGGATATTGCA GAAGAAGAGTCAGACAATGAAGAAAATTATATTGACCTGAATGTTTTAAAGGCGCAAACCTACAGATCA AACGTGAATGACACTGCAAAGCAAGAAGAGATTTTACAGTCCACAACAGATGCAGCAGAGTGGAATCTGGAAGTGGAACGTGTGCTTCCACAGCTGAAAGTCACAGTCAGGACTGACAATAAG GATTGGAGGATTCATGTAGATCAAATGCATCAGCATAAGAATGGAATTGATTCTTCTTTGAAAGAAACTAGG GGTTACCTTGACAAACTCCACAATGAAATCAGCAGAACACTGGAAAAGATCAATAGCAGGGAAAAGTACATCAACAATCAGTTGGAGCACTTGGTGCAAGAATACCGTTCAGCACAGGCCTTGCTGAGTGAG GctaaagagaagtaccaggaggGAAGTGGAGGAGTAACTGAAAGGATTAGAGTGCTTTCTGAG ATTACAGAAGCATTAGAGAAAGTAAAGcaggaaacagaagagaaaggaaGCAGTATGACTGATGGTG CTCCTCTAGTGAAGATTAAACAGGCCTTAACAAAATTGAGGCAAGAAACCATTCAGATGGACATACAGATTGGTGTGATGGAACACACATTGCTGCAGTCAAAGCTGAAAGAGAAATCCAATATGACTAGAGATATGCATGCAACAGTGATTCCAGAAGCCACAGTAGGTGCCTATTAA